The nucleotide window CAATGCGTCGCGTTCCTGGATTGCACCGCCGATATAATAAGGAAGTCCGCAGTTTGCGAAAGAAATATATTCACCGCGTTCAATCATCACGATTTCTGTTTGTTCATCCAATCTTCTTAAACGAGCAGCCGTTGTAGCTCCTCCAGCAACTCCACCTACGATTATCACTTTTTTAGCCAAATCAATTACCCTCTTTCTGAAAAATTTATATCATTTCGATGTTGTTTTGTTAATGACTAATTCACTCTGCCATTACAATCCTTTATCAACAGTCTGGCAAGATGCTGAACCTGGATTTTGTGTAGTGGTAAGCATGCAAGGTATTAAAAATGTATTTTTCTTTTCTACAGGAAAGACTAATCAATATGACCGCCTCCTCATACGTGAAATATATCACAAAGTACGGCTAGGGGTAAGGGTATCTGACGAATCGTCAAAAATTGTTCATAAATTCACAAACTTAACCTTTTAATAAGAAATTTTACTTGCAAAATAGCAGAATGCATTGCTTCTATAATATATCCACTTTAGTAATGTTGTTTTTAAAACTAAAGGTGAGGGAGGAAACTGAGAAAAATGGTGCTGAAAATAATAAGGAAGTTCTTGTTGATGAAAAAAAACTATTGATGATAGATGGTTGCTGTAAATAATCATGCTTTTCTAGATCGAAGAAAAGCAAATAGAGAGGATAGAAAATTTCTATTATATAGATTGAGGATAGGAGAGATGAAAATAATTATAAGCCATGCTGATAAGTTAGCTTGATGTTAAGCATAATGAGGATATCATTCTTAATTTAATATCAAGGGTGGATACTAAGGTGGTGCATATGCGATGTACATTATTTGCGGCAATCCTTTCAGTTTCTTTTACCCTTTAACACAGCGCACTACTAGCGTTTACAGATAATTCGACACGTGCTATACTCACTGACGGCATTAAAGGAAAAAAGGGGATAGGACTTTGAAGAAAAGGCGTAATCATACATTCAATCCAACTTTAGAGAAGCTTTTTGAATATGTATATGTGCTCATAGGATCGGCGATTGTGGCAGTTTCGTTCAATGTGTTCTTGCTGCCGAACCGGGTTGCTTCCGGAGGAGTCAGCGGGATCAGTACGATTTTGGACGCGACGCTAGGCTGGGAGCCGGCATATGTCCAGTGGGCGTTTAATATACCGTTGTTTATTGCAGGGGTTGTTTTACTTGGGAGGCAATATGGATATAAAACTCTTGCAGGAATCATTTTTCTTCCATTTGTTGTGTTTCTGACGAGTGATGTAAAGCCGTGGACGCTCGATCCTTTGCTGGGATCATTATTCGGCGGAATTGGTGTTGGTCTCGGTCTTGGCATTGTTTTTAGAGGAAATGCGTCAACTGGCGGTACGGATTTGGCAGCGCAGATCATTCACAAGTACACAGGACTTTCGCTTGGTACGTGCGTGGCGTTGATTGATGGTCTAATTGTATTATCTGCAGCGATTGTATTTGATATCGAACGAGGTCTTTACGCATTGATCGGGCTTTATGTAACTAGTAAAACAATCGACCTTGTACAGGTTGGCATCGGGCGCTCTAAGATGGCAATGGTCATTACAAACCAACAAGATGAAGTTCGTGAAGCGATTTTGAATAAAATAGACCGTGGAGTGACAAAACTATCAGCATACGGAGGCTATACGGACCAGGAAAGGCCAATTATCATGTGTGTCGTCGATCAGACGGAGTTCACAAAATTGAAACAATTGGTCCAATCCATTGATCCATCTGCATTTGTGATTGTCATGGATGCTTCCGAAGTATTGGGTGAGGGTTTTAAAAGAGCATGATATTGGTATAAAATAGTACTGTATGCAAAATTTTCTTAGGGGGAGTTAAATTGAAGAAGAAATTATTAGCTCTATTAATGGGAACTTCCTTGGCACTAGCAGCTTGCGGTGGCGGTGGCGACGAAGCAGGAGGCGGAGACACAGCTGGTGCGGATCCGGAAAAGCTTTATAATCAAAAATGCTCAAGCTGCCATGGTGGCAACCTTGAAGGCAGCGTAGGACCGAAGCTTAGTGATGTAGGTTCACGTTTATCTCAGGCAGAGATTGAAAGTGTTATTGAGAAAGGCTAGGGATCAATGCCTCCAAAACTGCTTGAAGGCGAAGATGCTTCAGCAGTAGCCGAATGGCTTGCAAACAAAAAATAAGAGTCATAAGGAAACGTCCTGAAATCCAGGGCGTTTTTTTGTGCCATTTTTACCAATCTAAAGATGGTAGGAATGCTGTCTTTATGCATTTCTGTAAAATCGCCAAATTATTTAGCAATTCAGCAAGCTTCACGATTTGTACATACAAGTTATGACAAATGTTTGTAACGATTCAGTAATAAAACTAAAAATTCTAGTAAAAAAGAAACGCGATAACAAATGGATTTTACTAGGCAAATAGCTAACTTACGAGGATGATTAGTCGGCAAGTAACTAGTTGGATTAACCTATAGAGGAATTAAATGGGATATAAAACTGTATTTGAAAAGAAACTGTAATATTTAAAAGGGTTTTTTTGATAGAGTGAAATGCTATAATAGGTTTGTTACAAATTGTCGAAGTTTAGCCGTGTGATAAGACTAACTATCTAAGGTGATACAAAAATGATAGATATGCAGGATGTTTACAAAACATACCGAAACGGCATCACTGCCGCTAACGGGATCAATGTTCATATAGATGCAGGTGAATTTTTATACGTAGTGGGACCCAGCGGTGCTGGAAAATCTACTTTTATAAAAATGATGTACCGTGAAGTTAAGCCTACTCAAGGGTCGATCATTATTAATGGTGTCGATCTGGCAAAGCTAAAGGACAGCAAAGTACCATTGCTGCGCCGGAATATTGGTGTTGTGTTCCAGGACTTCAAATTGCTTAACACTCTTTCTGTCTATGAAAATGTCGCTTTTGCGATGGAAGTAATCGAGGAACAGCCGCAATATATCAAGAAGCGCGTCATGGAAACTTTGGAACTTGTAGGGCTTAAGCATAAAGCAAGAGCGCTTCCTACTGAGCTTTCAGGCGGGGAGCAGCAGCGTGTTGCCATTGCTCGTTCAATAGTGAACGCACCAAAGGTGGTAATCGCCGATGAACCTACGGGAAACCTTGATCCAGATACTTCATGGGAAATCATGAACATATTTGAAGAGATTAATCTGAGGGGAACCACGATTGTCATGGCAACTCACAACAAAGAAATCGTCAACACAATCAAGCATCGCGTCATTGCGATTGAAAATGGCCGGATTGCCCGTGACGAAGTGAAAGGTGACTACGGATATGAAAGCTAGAACATTTCGCCGCCATGTCCGCGAGAGCTTTAAGAGCCTAGGGCGGAACGGCTGGATGACGTTTGCCTCCGTTAGTGCCGTTACAGTTACCTTGCTTTTGGTCGGTATCTTTTTCGTCATTATGATGAATTTAAATAAAGTCGCAACCACGATTGAGGAAGATGTAGAAATCCGAGTCCATGTGGATGTAGCAGCGAACGACAAAGATAAAGAGGTATTGGAACAGCGGATCAACCAGGTTTCTGGTATAAAAAGTGTGACCTATTCTTCCAAGGAACAAGAACTTGAGAGTCTAATCAAGAGTCTTGGAGATGAAGGGGAAGCCTTCCAGCTGTTTGAACAGGACAATCCTTTGAACGATGTGTTCGTCGTAAAGACGAAAAACCCTACTGACACAATGAAAGTTGCCAAGCGAATCGAGAAACTCGAATATGTCACTACTGTAAAGTATGGACAAGGCAAGGTTGAAAAATTATTCAGTTTTATTAAAGTAAGCCGCAATGTAGGACTCATTCTGATTGTCGGTCTTCTTTTTACAGCGATGTTCTTAATCTCTAACACGATCAAAATTACGATCATGGCACGTAAGCGAGAGATTGAAATTATGAGACTTGTAGGCGCTACAAACGGTTTTATAAGATGGCCGTTCTTCCTGGAAGGTCTCTGGTTAGGAATTCTGGGAGCTGTGGTGCCGATTGCGGTAGTTTCGGCTGCATACTATTATGCTTACGATTTTATAAATGAAAGATTGAAGGACCATTTCATTAAATTGCTTGAATTCAACCCGTTTGTTTACCAGTTATCAGCCATCCTGATCATAATGGGAGCGGCAATTGGAATCTGGGGAAGTCTCATGTCCGTCCGCAAGTTCTTGAAAGTGTAAGGAAGAATCACATTCTTCCTAAACACTACATAGCCAATAGACGATAGATAGAAAGACAAAGTTACGAAACTATCATGAGTAAGAGAGGGGAAAGATCTAGTGAAAAAGCAGATACTCTCACTAGCAGTAGTCAGTACTTTAAGCCTGGGTTCTTTGCTAAGCCCATTAACCGTAGATCAAGTCACAGCAGCCAGCATTTCAGAAATGCAAAAACAGAAGAAAGAGCTCGAACAAAAACGTTCAGGCATTACTTCTGAGATTAATGAGAAGGATTCTAAGATTGGTGAACTGCAAAACGAACAGCAGGTGTTGAATGACCAAATCAAGAAGCTTGATTTTGCTGTAAGTGATGCCGAACAGAAAATTGCAGCAAAGAACAAGGAAATTTCTCAGACAACCGAAGAGATTGCAGTATTAGAAGTAGAAATTACAGAATTGAAGAAGCGTATTGAAAAACGCAATGAATTGCTTAAAGACAAGGCACGTTCTTTCCAGGAAAACGGAGGAACAGTTAACTATATTGATGTATTGCTGGGAGCGCAAAGCTTCAGCGACTTCGTTGACCGAGTTGGTGCAGTTACAACAATTGTAAATGCAGATAAGGATATCCTTGAACAGCACAGACAGGATAAACAAGATCTTGAAACGAAGCAACAGCAAGTGGAAGCGAAGCTTAATAGTTTAAAAGATATGAAGAAAGAGCTGGAGGCTCTGACAGTTCAGTTGAATGCACAAATCAAAGAAAAGAATGAACTTATGAGCTCCCTTAAGCATGAAGAGGAGCAGATGCATGCTGCTAAGTTAGATTTGGCGGAGGCTGCAGATGTCTTGGCGGCACAGGAAGCTGCATTTGCACAGGCGATAGAATTGGAGAAAAAGCGTCAAGCCGAGAGAGCAAGACAGGCTGAACTTGAAAGACAAAGAAAAGCTGCAGAAGCGGCGGCAGCAGCTAAGAGCAGTGGCGGCAGCAGTTCAGCGCCAGCTCCAGAGCCAGTTGTGTCAGAACCACCTTCTTCCGGCGGAATGATTATAATGCCGGCAAGTGGACGCGTAACATCTGGTATTGGCCAGCGCTGGGGTACTTTCCATGCTGGTGTAGATATTGCCAACCGAGGATCTAATGTACCTATTTATGCAGCAGCAGACGGAGTCGTCATCCGTTCTTACTATTCTTCTAGCTACGGAAATGCTATTTTTGTAGCACACTCAATCAACGGTCAAACTTGGACTACTGTTTACGCACATATGAGCAATCGATCTGTTAGCAGCGGCGCAGTCGTTTCCAGAGGACAAAGAATCGGCACAATGGGCAACACTGGACAATCTTACGGCCAGCACTTGCACTTCGAGCTTCATAAAGGCTCTTGGAATGCGTCTAAAACAAACGCTGTTAATCCAGCTGCATACTGGTAATACCCTAAGGAAGAGACCTGGTGTCTCTTCCTTTTTCATTTTCCCAAACACAAAACCTATAAAACTTGTAAATAATGTTAACGCAAGAGTGTGTTGACAATCCCCATGCGTAACCTGATAATTTTAGTAGGTAAATCTTCCTAAAGAGATTCGGGGTGAGCATTATGAGATTGGTTTCCATACATAACTGTGAGGAAGGGTTCATCCTTGCAAAGCCAATATATGACCAAAGCAGCCGTATTTTGTTAAGTGCGGGCAGTGTCATGACTGACAGCTTTATTCAAAGACTAAAAGATAAGAATGTGCACCATATTTATGTTAAATCCGAAATTACGGAAGATGTTGAAGTGAATGACGATTTAAACCCTAAGCTAAGATTTGAAGCGGTCCAGAAATTATCAGAGGTCTTTAATACTCTCCAAGCGGGGAAAACAGGAAAGAATGCCGCTTTAGGACGGGTAAGATCGATTCGAAATATGTCTGAGGTTTTCAGTCAAATCATGAACGAGATGAATTCATCCAAACATCTTCTGAATTTACTGAGCCATATGCAATCTTCTGTCGATACCATGTTTGATCATTCTATTAATACGGGTCTATATTCTTTGACAATGGGAAGGCATCTTGGTCTAAAAGAGAAGGAACTGCAAATTTTAGGTCTGGGTGCTCTATACCATGATATTGGGAAGCTTCAACTGGAGTGTGTAACGAAGGATAATCGTAAAGAATGGGAAAGTCATCCTGACCTGGCATTCCAAGCTCTCAGGAAAGAATCAAGCCTGCACCTGCTGGTGGCTCATTGCGCATACCAGCATCATGAACATGTTGATGGGTCTGGGTTTCCGAGAGGGTTAAAGGGAAAGGATATTCACTTATTCGCAAAAATCATAGCGGTTGCAGAAGCTTTCGACTATTTAATCAACAGTAAGAGTTTACTGCCCCACGAGGCGATGGAGGTAATTGTTGCGCGCACCTTTACGCGTTACGATCACGATGTAGTAGAAGCGTTTAAAAATGCGATTGCTATTTATCCTATTGGTGTAACCGTGATCCTGAATACTGGTGAAAGTGGCGTAGTGATTGCTTACAATAACAAATATCCACAGCGTCCAGTAGTGAGGGTATTTAAAGATCGGTACGGCAAAAAAATAAATGAATTTTATAATATTGACCTTATGACTTCTTTAAATACAATGATTGTTAAATGCGATGCTGTAATTGAAAGAGAACCTGTTAAGAGCTAGCTGCAGCTTTAGCAGGTTTTTTGCTTCTCCCTCTCAAAATTAATCCTTCATACCCTGTCCTTCCTCGTCATATAATGGGAATCATAGAAATTTTTACGGCGGAGGAGCAGTTGATGCGGTAAACGGGGAGGAGTTTGGCAATGGAGCGTAAGTGGATTGCCTTTTTGATGGCGGGCTCGCTGCTGACGGGAGCAGGAAGTACATACGCCGGCATGCAATGGTATGAGAGCAAGGCGGGTGTTCTGGAACGCCAGATTGTGCCGCAGAAGGATCATGGTGGTGCACAGGCAGGCGATGCGAGCAGTCTTGAAAAAGTTGAGCAGGCATACAGTTTGATTTTTAACAGTTATGTAGAAAAGGTTGATGAAGAAGAATTGATCGAAGGTGCGATACAGGGCATGCTTTCTACCCTGGAGGATCCGTATTCCGTTTATATGGACAAGGAAACGGCTAAACAATTCAATGAGACGCTGGAATCTTCCTTTGAGGGAATTGGTGCTGAAGTCAGTACGATTGATGGGAAAATCGTGATTGTTTCTCCTTTTAAGAATTCTCCAGCTGAAAAAGCAGGCTTGAAGCCGAATGATCAAATTTTGAAGGTTGATGGCGAAAGTATTGTGGGGCTTGATTTATATGAAGCCACTTTGAAAATCCGCGGCAAAAAGGGGACGCCTGTTGTTCTTGAAATTGAGCGCAAGGGCTTGAAGGATCCGCTGAATGTAAAAGTGATTCGTGATGAAATTCCGCAGATTACCGTCCATGCCGATATGAAAAAGGTGAACGGCGAGAAGATTGGCTATATGGAGATTACCTCTTTTTCAGAGGATACCTCTAAAGAGTTTAGTAAGGAACTTAAGGCTTTTGAAAAAGAAGGGATGGATGCGCTGCTGATTGATGTGCGCGGCAACCCTGGGGGATTGCTCTCCAGTGTGGAAGAAATCTTGCGTGAATTGGTTTCAAAGGAGAAGCCGCTGTATCAGATTGAAGAGCGCAACGGCGATAAGACACGCTATTTCTCCAACCTGGAAAAAGCGAAACAATATCCGATTGCCGTGCTGACGGACGATGGCAGTGCATCTGCCTCGGAAATTCTGGCCGGCGCATTGAAAGAAGCAGGCGGTTATCCAGTCATTGGCGAGAAGAGCTTCGGCAAAGGGACAGTACAGCAGGCTGTGCCGATGGGGGATGGCAGCAATATCAAGCTGACGCTGTTCAAATGGCTGACACCTGACGGCAACTGGATTCATCAAAAGGGCATCGAGCCAACAGTCGAAGTCAATCAGCCAGCGCTGTACGATACCCACCCAATTCAAGCGGAAAAACCGCTCAAGCTGGACATGAATAATGAGCAAGTGAAAAATGCCCAGGAAATCCTTGCGGGACTCGGATTTGAGCCGGGCCGTACCGATGGCTATTTTAACGGCATGACTGAAATTGCCGTCAAAGCATTCCAGCGGAAAAATGGCATGACCGTTACAGGTGTGATTGACGCAAAAACAGCTTCCGCACTCGAGGATGGTGCCAGAAAAGCAATGAAACAAGAAGAAAACGACCTTCAGCTGCAGACAGCGTTGCGGCTGCTGGCAAAATAGTAAAAAGAAGCTGTACCTTATTTGTATAAGGGGTACAGCTTTTTTCCTGGATATGGGAAAATGTGCAATTAGTGATGATGTTTGCGCAATTAGGACTAGATCTTGTGCAAATATCCATCAAGTCTGTGCAATTAATCAATAAAATTAAGCAATGATGGAGTTGGATTAAGAGAATAATTTTTCCAGTTACCTTTTTTAAAAGGAACCCCCCTGGATTCACTCCAAATTGCGTGAATTTCTTACTGGGATATGTACGAATCCTAAATTAATGACCATGAATAAGCTATTGACTGCTTGTAATCGGTCTAAATTTAACGAATTTCTGACACACTAGCAAGTTTTCTCGCAATACTTCTACTCAAGAAAAAAATCCCACCTGTATTCCACAACTATTGATAGGTTTTACCCCCTAGATTTGATAGAATAAGCTTAATATCATGTATTTTATGAAGGCTGGTGACATAGGGGTGGCACAGGATTGGTTCATTGAACTTTTGAAAGGGACGGGCAGGCTTCTGCTTCACCCTGTGTTCTATTATTCTATATTTTTGGCGGCGGTCCTTGGTGTTTCGCGCGTGAAGCGGGAGCGTAAGAATTTCACGGTGAGGGCGAAGGATGCTTATTTTGAGCTAAGACAGCTGTTTCCGCTTGGGTTGCTGGTCGGACTGATCATCTCAATCCTGACAATTGCGGCGGGGATCGCGATTCCATTCGGAGCTATTGTTTTAGTTGCCGCGGCAACTTTGCTATTGAGCATATTTACAAAAGTCAGGTTGCTTACGCCTACGTATACAATTGGTGCTGCATTTTTCGCATTGATCTTCCTATCGGGAAAAGAAATCGATCTTCCTTTAGCCGGGGACTTATTTTCAAACCTTGATGATAAAATCTATCCGTCTATTGCGATTTTGTTAGCATTGTTCACAATCGGCGAAGGCATCCTTATCTTAAGAAATGGGCAAAAGGGAACTTCTCCTAAATTAATCAAGAGCAAGCGCGGTCAGACGGTCGGTGTCCACGAGGTAAAACGCCTCTGGGTTGTACCGGCATTTATGCTCATTCCGGGCAACATCCTGGCGATGCCGTTCGACTGGTGGCCTGTGTTCACGCTTGGAGACAATACATATTCATTGATTCTTGTTCCATTTGCGATTGGATTGCATCAGCAAATCCAGGGCATGCTGCCAAAAGAAGCTGTCCGTCAGCTCGGGGGCAGAGTAGTTGGTCTTGGGATCCTGATCACGCTGATTGCCGCAGCCGGATACTGGTACCCAATAGCAGCGATCGTTGCTGTCGCAATGGCGATGATCGGCCGTGAAGCCTTGACATTCATGCAGCGGATGCAGGAAGAGAACATGCCGTTCTATTTTTCGAAAAAGAACCATGGTGTGATGATTCTCGGTATCCTGCCGGAATCCCCTGCGGATAAAATGGCATTAGCCGTAGGCGAGCTTGTCACAAAGGTCAACGGCACGAATGTCCATGATGAACAGACCTTTTACGAGGCCCTTTCACGCAACAGGGCCCATTGCAAGCTGGAAGTCCTTGATACAAACGGGCAAATCCGCTTTGTACAAAGGGCTCTGTATGAAGGTGATCACCACGAATTAGGCATCCTTTTTGTTTTGGATGAGAAAAAGTGGGATAATGCCGTTATTTAATGTAATTTTTCATAAACTTCCGGAACCTCGTTTTAATTTCGCGGAATGAAATTCAAAATCTTTCGGAATACTTCCATAATCTAATGGAATGGACTTTTTTACAAAAAAGTATTAAATCCCAAAAACTTTAAAAGCCGTAGTTCTTTGTAATAGGAATACGGTTTTTATTTTTTGATAATAGACTGAAATATCAAAAAAGTATTTTGATACTTAATCCTGGAGGAGAAGAAATGGGTAGTTTATTATTGACAACCATGCCACGTCAGGACGAGACATTTACAAGTTTTTTATTAAGGACATGTCAAGAAAATGAATATGAGAGTTTATCTTGGATTACCAATTTAATTGGGATAGACATTAGGCAATTAGCGAAGCCAAATCCTAATAAATTCAACTTGGAACCTTTGGCACAGCTATTAAGAATAGATGAATCCGTACTGTGGAGTTTAACATTTCATAATGATATTAAATTTTTTGAGAGTTCGGGAGGCCCTTGTAGTTTTAAAGATCACGCAAATACAGAATATGATAAAATCTGTCCAGTTTGTTTTGAAGGGGATCCATATGTGAAAAAAGTGTGGAACTTAAAAATAAATATGGGTTGTCCTATTCATTCTTTACGACTAATTAATAAATGCCCTAAATGTAATAAAAAAATTTCATCAATTAGATCTGATATCAATAAATGTAATTGTGGTTTTAAATTAATTCATTTGCCAAAAATCCATCTGACAGATAGCGAAGTATTACATAGCAAAATTATTGCCAATGCGTTTTTTGGAAAATCGCTATATGAAGTTCCTGGTAATTCACCAATTTATCAGCTTAGTTATTATTCATTAACGAAACTAATTCATTCGTTTTGGTATCGTATAAATGATGGTAGAAACGGAATAGGGATAAATCAAATAAATACAGAAAATCAGAAAGTTTTTGAACAGCTTATAGCTGTATATAACATGTTTTTAAATTGGCTATGTAACTTTAAAAATACACTTAATATAAGTGATAGTAAAACATTTATTCCAAATATAAAAAGAGATTTTTATACTAAATTATCTGATCCTGAATTTTTAGTTTTTATACAGGAATTCAGAAGTTATCTAGAAAAAGAAGAAAAGAGACCAGTTATATTTAGGAACTTTAATACGGAGTCTAAGTTGATGTCACTAGGTAATGTTATAAAACTGTTAAATATGGGACATCCATCGATTAACAACTTAATAAAAAATGGAATACTTGTTGAGTATAAACAAATACATAATGACTCATTTAGTACAAGAAGTATAACAATTGAATCAATCAATAAATTCTTGGAAATGAAAAAATATATTGTATTTAAAAAAGAATTAGCAAATTCACTCGGACTCACTACCAAACATATTAATCTGTTTGAAGAAA belongs to Mesobacillus subterraneus and includes:
- a CDS encoding YitT family protein → MKKRRNHTFNPTLEKLFEYVYVLIGSAIVAVSFNVFLLPNRVASGGVSGISTILDATLGWEPAYVQWAFNIPLFIAGVVLLGRQYGYKTLAGIIFLPFVVFLTSDVKPWTLDPLLGSLFGGIGVGLGLGIVFRGNASTGGTDLAAQIIHKYTGLSLGTCVALIDGLIVLSAAIVFDIERGLYALIGLYVTSKTIDLVQVGIGRSKMAMVITNQQDEVREAILNKIDRGVTKLSAYGGYTDQERPIIMCVVDQTEFTKLKQLVQSIDPSAFVIVMDASEVLGEGFKRA
- the ftsE gene encoding cell division ATP-binding protein FtsE, giving the protein MIDMQDVYKTYRNGITAANGINVHIDAGEFLYVVGPSGAGKSTFIKMMYREVKPTQGSIIINGVDLAKLKDSKVPLLRRNIGVVFQDFKLLNTLSVYENVAFAMEVIEEQPQYIKKRVMETLELVGLKHKARALPTELSGGEQQRVAIARSIVNAPKVVIADEPTGNLDPDTSWEIMNIFEEINLRGTTIVMATHNKEIVNTIKHRVIAIENGRIARDEVKGDYGYES
- the ftsX gene encoding permease-like cell division protein FtsX, whose amino-acid sequence is MKARTFRRHVRESFKSLGRNGWMTFASVSAVTVTLLLVGIFFVIMMNLNKVATTIEEDVEIRVHVDVAANDKDKEVLEQRINQVSGIKSVTYSSKEQELESLIKSLGDEGEAFQLFEQDNPLNDVFVVKTKNPTDTMKVAKRIEKLEYVTTVKYGQGKVEKLFSFIKVSRNVGLILIVGLLFTAMFLISNTIKITIMARKREIEIMRLVGATNGFIRWPFFLEGLWLGILGAVVPIAVVSAAYYYAYDFINERLKDHFIKLLEFNPFVYQLSAILIIMGAAIGIWGSLMSVRKFLKV
- a CDS encoding murein hydrolase activator EnvC family protein, encoding MKKQILSLAVVSTLSLGSLLSPLTVDQVTAASISEMQKQKKELEQKRSGITSEINEKDSKIGELQNEQQVLNDQIKKLDFAVSDAEQKIAAKNKEISQTTEEIAVLEVEITELKKRIEKRNELLKDKARSFQENGGTVNYIDVLLGAQSFSDFVDRVGAVTTIVNADKDILEQHRQDKQDLETKQQQVEAKLNSLKDMKKELEALTVQLNAQIKEKNELMSSLKHEEEQMHAAKLDLAEAADVLAAQEAAFAQAIELEKKRQAERARQAELERQRKAAEAAAAAKSSGGSSSAPAPEPVVSEPPSSGGMIIMPASGRVTSGIGQRWGTFHAGVDIANRGSNVPIYAAADGVVIRSYYSSSYGNAIFVAHSINGQTWTTVYAHMSNRSVSSGAVVSRGQRIGTMGNTGQSYGQHLHFELHKGSWNASKTNAVNPAAYW
- a CDS encoding HD-GYP domain-containing protein, giving the protein MRLVSIHNCEEGFILAKPIYDQSSRILLSAGSVMTDSFIQRLKDKNVHHIYVKSEITEDVEVNDDLNPKLRFEAVQKLSEVFNTLQAGKTGKNAALGRVRSIRNMSEVFSQIMNEMNSSKHLLNLLSHMQSSVDTMFDHSINTGLYSLTMGRHLGLKEKELQILGLGALYHDIGKLQLECVTKDNRKEWESHPDLAFQALRKESSLHLLVAHCAYQHHEHVDGSGFPRGLKGKDIHLFAKIIAVAEAFDYLINSKSLLPHEAMEVIVARTFTRYDHDVVEAFKNAIAIYPIGVTVILNTGESGVVIAYNNKYPQRPVVRVFKDRYGKKINEFYNIDLMTSLNTMIVKCDAVIEREPVKS
- a CDS encoding S41 family peptidase translates to MERKWIAFLMAGSLLTGAGSTYAGMQWYESKAGVLERQIVPQKDHGGAQAGDASSLEKVEQAYSLIFNSYVEKVDEEELIEGAIQGMLSTLEDPYSVYMDKETAKQFNETLESSFEGIGAEVSTIDGKIVIVSPFKNSPAEKAGLKPNDQILKVDGESIVGLDLYEATLKIRGKKGTPVVLEIERKGLKDPLNVKVIRDEIPQITVHADMKKVNGEKIGYMEITSFSEDTSKEFSKELKAFEKEGMDALLIDVRGNPGGLLSSVEEILRELVSKEKPLYQIEERNGDKTRYFSNLEKAKQYPIAVLTDDGSASASEILAGALKEAGGYPVIGEKSFGKGTVQQAVPMGDGSNIKLTLFKWLTPDGNWIHQKGIEPTVEVNQPALYDTHPIQAEKPLKLDMNNEQVKNAQEILAGLGFEPGRTDGYFNGMTEIAVKAFQRKNGMTVTGVIDAKTASALEDGARKAMKQEENDLQLQTALRLLAK
- a CDS encoding PDZ domain-containing protein, which encodes MAQDWFIELLKGTGRLLLHPVFYYSIFLAAVLGVSRVKRERKNFTVRAKDAYFELRQLFPLGLLVGLIISILTIAAGIAIPFGAIVLVAAATLLLSIFTKVRLLTPTYTIGAAFFALIFLSGKEIDLPLAGDLFSNLDDKIYPSIAILLALFTIGEGILILRNGQKGTSPKLIKSKRGQTVGVHEVKRLWVVPAFMLIPGNILAMPFDWWPVFTLGDNTYSLILVPFAIGLHQQIQGMLPKEAVRQLGGRVVGLGILITLIAAAGYWYPIAAIVAVAMAMIGREALTFMQRMQEENMPFYFSKKNHGVMILGILPESPADKMALAVGELVTKVNGTNVHDEQTFYEALSRNRAHCKLEVLDTNGQIRFVQRALYEGDHHELGILFVLDEKKWDNAVI
- a CDS encoding TniQ family protein; the protein is MGSLLLTTMPRQDETFTSFLLRTCQENEYESLSWITNLIGIDIRQLAKPNPNKFNLEPLAQLLRIDESVLWSLTFHNDIKFFESSGGPCSFKDHANTEYDKICPVCFEGDPYVKKVWNLKINMGCPIHSLRLINKCPKCNKKISSIRSDINKCNCGFKLIHLPKIHLTDSEVLHSKIIANAFFGKSLYEVPGNSPIYQLSYYSLTKLIHSFWYRINDGRNGIGINQINTENQKVFEQLIAVYNMFLNWLCNFKNTLNISDSKTFIPNIKRDFYTKLSDPEFLVFIQEFRSYLEKEEKRPVIFRNFNTESKLMSLGNVIKLLNMGHPSINNLIKNGILVEYKQIHNDSFSTRSITIESINKFLEMKKYIVFKKELANSLGLTTKHINLFEESGWIKRIEIFSEKNDKKSYYDIRFGDKLVSKLEKNIIMIPEEKSKEPTFISFSNFHNRAAVRGISFIELIEGLLNGAVNIYKVKGSKPFLSYYFELKEVLSYIKIYRYEKFLESKVSLRNVEVCEVLRLSPYQLTSWVRLGFLKNTEKNTFEYQELKVFVDQFVPLNELLKRYKTSYANIANALRKEGIHPVSGYTVNEGAGYLFKRTELDKHNLGIPKINLKERVLELISAEYRNKSDCYVSFLRD